The proteins below come from a single Oxyura jamaicensis isolate SHBP4307 breed ruddy duck chromosome 1, BPBGC_Ojam_1.0, whole genome shotgun sequence genomic window:
- the FUT4 gene encoding alpha-(1,3)-fucosyltransferase 4, translating into MEPCPRRSCPRRWRRLWRRRWALAAGLLGAALALFACLRQPEPRAPTTGRAGDEVTVLLWWEPFGRPRRPADCRRRYNVTGCRLSADRGRLGEARAVLFHHRDLALHGAQGLPRGPPPRPPRQLWVWMNFESPSHSPGLQGLGGVFNWTMSYRRDSDVFVPYGYLYMLPEPRPFVLPRKTRLVAWVISNWNEEHARVRYYRQLKEHLAIDVYGAQGQALVEGSVVKTVSAYKFYLAFENSQHTDYITEKLWRNAFAASAVPVVLGPRRANYERFIPADSFIHVDDFPSPRLLATYLKFLDKNKPNYRRYFAWRNKYEVHVTSFWDEHYCKVCEAVRTAGNQVKTVRNLASWFES; encoded by the coding sequence ATGGAGCCGTGCCCCCGCCGCAGCTGCCCCAGGAGATGGCGGCGGCTGtggcggcggcgctgggcgCTGGCGGCCGGGCTGCTGGGGGCCGCGCTCGCTTTGTTCGCCTGCCTCCGGCAGCCGGAGCCGCGGGCTCCGACGACGGGCCGGGCAGGGGACGAGGTGACCGTGCTGCTGTGGTGGGAGCCCTTCGGCCGCCCCCGGCGCCCCGCAGACTGCCGGCGGCGCTACAACGTGACGGGCTGCCGCCTCAGCGCCGACCGCGGCCGGCTGGGCGAGGCGAGGGCCGTGCTCTTCCACCACCGCGACCTGGCCCTGCACGgagcccaggggctgccccGAGGGCCCCCGCCTCGCCCCCCGCGCCAGCTCTGGGTGTGGATGAACTTCGAGTCGCCCTCGCATTCCCCCGGCTTGCAGGGTCTGGGCGGCGTCTTCAACTGGACCATGTCCTACCGGAGGGACTCGGACGTCTTTGTGCCCTACGGGTACCTCTACATGCTGCCGGAGCCCCGGCCCTTCGTGCTGCCCCGCAAGACGAGGCTGGTGGCGTGGGTGATCAGTAACTGGAACGAGGAGCACGCCCGGGTGCGCTACTACCGGCAGCTGAAGGAGCACCTGGCCATCGACGTGTACGGGGCGCAGGGGCAGGCGCTGGTGGAGGGCAGTGTGGTGAAGACAGTGTCGGCCTACAAGTTCTACTTGGCCTTTGAGAACTCACAGCACACCGACTACATCACCGAGAAGCTCTGGAGGAACGCCTTTGCTGCCAGCGCCGTGCCCGTTGTCCTCGGCCCCCGCAGGGCCAACTACGAGCGCTTCATCCCCGCCGACTCCTTCATCCACGTCGATgacttccccagccccaggctgctggcCACCTACCTGAAATTCCTCGATAAAAACAAGCCTAATTACAGGAGGTATTTTGCCTGGCGGAACAAGTACGAGGTCCACGTCACTTCTTTCTGGGACGAGCATTACTGCAAGGTTTGTGAGGCTGTGAGGACAGCTGGGAATCAAGTCAAGACGGTACGAAATCTGGCCAGCTGGTTTGAAAGCTGA